The following coding sequences lie in one Niabella agricola genomic window:
- a CDS encoding outer membrane beta-barrel protein → MSIHAQHSISGKLIDSATGKPLYMATVTVFKASDTTVVTYRLSGEDGAFRIPGLVADLPYRVIVSFTGYAVYRKEFQLSAESNLNLGTIALLPDAKDLDEVLVVSERPPMVIRKDTVEFNANAFKTLPNALVEDLLKKLPGVQVDKQGNIMVNGKRVNRILVDGKNFFGSDPKMASRNLPSNVIDKIQVTDDKDELLENGDDNLNNVGKVINLTFKKGVKKGVFGKAYAGGGGGINGGRFEAGAIANIFRDTLQVSLLGYSNNLNRPGFGWNDLMQTGGLRRNRDVSGGGNNSSNNSNFGSNISINGINFGGMSRLGGVTASNGLGFNLNHSPNNKKAFFAQYYFGKVHTDVETDNNTRIFNGDTVITNKSLYNTVLRGNTHTFGVGMNLKPDTLTTITGNANYIIGGEDNRSWNSQSGISNVLGNLNNGNVGINGDTRNHILRENFSLTRLSQSKAGRRISFAQGLVWNRKTSDSYTDALIRYAYPRQFDSVTNQLRTERIPTWFAYAGINYREPLGKKWFLRAGTRYEYENLKNNVATFDKDGAMYDQRNNELSSQFLRNSNKYLVSTGLEFKHNGLAITPGLRYQYQRFENSVSYIPDPLIQKQSNVLPQLEITYKKLTVNFSRDVQLPDYNYLIPVRNNTNPYVVNLGNTRLLPAIMNLVSVNLNTFNPKNNLNVWSWGEAYIADNDVVQSITVDESGIQTIQPVNANGSKRVAANFGLNQDIKYKNSFTFSWNVGTWTEYRISPFFYNQAASTQQRLNSNIWSNIGFNWNDKLEINPAYSFSYMSVKNTNPRFTPARSFDQTIGTELVMRYIKHVIFDTELRYLNNNAFADPQYRRMFMWNAGVNFTFFKDERAVLRLYANDLLNQTRNTDIIPYQNTVRTTYSNILGQYFLATFTYNLRPAGAKSKVGGGWSLW, encoded by the coding sequence TTGAGTATTCATGCGCAACATTCGATCTCGGGAAAACTGATAGACTCTGCTACGGGAAAGCCTTTGTATATGGCCACCGTTACGGTGTTTAAAGCGTCGGATACCACAGTGGTCACTTACCGGTTGAGTGGGGAAGACGGCGCCTTTCGCATCCCGGGACTTGTGGCAGACCTACCCTACCGTGTTATTGTTTCGTTTACCGGCTATGCCGTATACCGAAAGGAATTCCAGCTGTCTGCTGAATCCAATCTAAACCTTGGAACGATTGCATTGCTGCCGGATGCAAAAGACCTGGATGAGGTACTGGTTGTTTCAGAACGGCCGCCGATGGTGATCCGGAAAGATACTGTTGAATTTAATGCCAATGCCTTTAAAACCTTGCCCAATGCACTGGTAGAAGACCTGCTGAAAAAACTTCCGGGTGTACAGGTAGATAAGCAAGGCAATATTATGGTAAACGGTAAACGGGTTAACCGGATCCTTGTAGATGGAAAGAATTTTTTTGGAAGTGATCCCAAAATGGCTTCCAGGAACCTGCCCTCCAATGTAATCGATAAAATACAGGTAACGGATGATAAAGACGAGCTGCTGGAAAACGGTGATGACAACCTGAACAATGTGGGTAAAGTAATCAACCTTACATTTAAAAAGGGGGTGAAAAAAGGGGTGTTTGGAAAGGCTTATGCCGGCGGCGGCGGCGGTATCAACGGAGGACGGTTTGAAGCGGGTGCGATCGCTAATATCTTCCGTGATACCTTGCAGGTAAGCTTGCTGGGATACAGTAATAACCTGAACCGGCCGGGTTTTGGCTGGAACGATCTGATGCAGACCGGTGGTTTGCGGCGCAACCGCGATGTTTCGGGCGGAGGCAATAACAGCAGCAACAACAGTAATTTTGGTTCTAATATTTCCATTAACGGCATCAATTTCGGTGGCATGTCGCGTCTGGGTGGCGTTACCGCCAGCAATGGCCTCGGGTTTAATCTGAATCACTCACCCAATAATAAAAAGGCCTTTTTTGCCCAATATTATTTCGGAAAAGTGCATACAGATGTGGAAACGGATAACAACACACGGATCTTTAACGGTGATACGGTTATTACCAACAAATCGCTTTACAATACTGTTCTTCGGGGCAATACACACACGTTTGGAGTGGGGATGAACTTAAAACCGGATACATTGACCACCATTACCGGAAATGCCAATTACATTATTGGCGGAGAAGACAACAGGAGCTGGAACAGCCAAAGTGGCATCAGTAATGTACTGGGCAACCTGAACAATGGAAATGTGGGGATCAATGGTGATACACGTAATCATATCCTGAGAGAGAACTTTTCGCTGACCCGCTTATCCCAAAGCAAGGCCGGACGTCGCATTTCTTTTGCGCAGGGACTCGTATGGAACCGGAAGACCTCAGACAGTTATACTGATGCGCTGATCCGCTATGCGTATCCGCGGCAGTTTGATAGTGTTACCAACCAACTAAGAACCGAGCGCATTCCTACCTGGTTTGCCTACGCCGGGATCAACTACCGGGAGCCGCTGGGCAAAAAATGGTTCCTGCGTGCCGGAACACGGTATGAGTACGAAAACCTGAAAAATAATGTGGCTACCTTTGATAAAGATGGCGCCATGTACGATCAGCGGAATAATGAGCTGAGCAGCCAGTTTTTACGCAACAGTAATAAATACCTGGTTAGTACCGGGCTTGAGTTTAAACACAATGGACTTGCAATCACTCCTGGTCTCCGTTACCAGTATCAGCGCTTTGAAAACAGTGTGTCCTATATTCCAGATCCACTGATCCAGAAACAAAGCAATGTGTTGCCGCAATTGGAAATTACCTATAAAAAATTGACCGTTAACTTTTCCAGAGATGTACAACTGCCCGATTATAATTATTTGATTCCGGTTCGCAATAATACCAATCCTTATGTGGTTAACCTTGGTAACACCCGGCTTTTACCGGCGATCATGAACCTGGTTTCGGTTAATCTGAATACGTTTAATCCTAAGAACAACCTCAATGTATGGAGTTGGGGCGAAGCATATATTGCCGATAATGATGTAGTGCAAAGCATTACTGTGGATGAAAGCGGTATCCAGACCATACAACCGGTAAATGCGAACGGAAGCAAACGGGTGGCCGCAAATTTTGGACTTAACCAGGACATCAAATACAAAAACAGTTTTACCTTCTCCTGGAACGTGGGCACCTGGACCGAGTATCGCATAAGCCCGTTCTTTTATAACCAGGCAGCCAGTACACAGCAGCGGCTGAACAGCAATATATGGAGCAATATCGGGTTTAACTGGAACGACAAGCTGGAAATAAACCCGGCCTATTCTTTTTCCTATATGAGTGTAAAGAATACCAATCCCCGGTTTACTCCTGCCCGTAGTTTTGATCAAACAATAGGCACAGAGCTGGTGATGCGGTATATAAAGCACGTGATCTTTGACACCGAGCTGCGGTATCTGAATAATAATGCCTTTGCAGATCCGCAATACCGGAGAATGTTTATGTGGAATGCTGGCGTGAATTTTACTTTCTTTAAAGATGAACGTGCAGTGCTGCGGTTATACGCCAACGACCTGCTGAACCAGACCCGCAATACCGATATTATTCCTTATCAAAATACGGTACGAACTACTTACAGCAATATTCTGGGACAATATTTCCTGGCGACGTTTACCTATAATTTGCGCCCGGCTGGTGCCAAGAGTAAAGTAGGAGGTGGCTGGTCGCTGTGGTAG